The Montipora foliosa isolate CH-2021 chromosome 6, ASM3666993v2, whole genome shotgun sequence genome includes the window TATCCCTTTGGAAATACGTCAATCCAGTACAGttttatcatttaagaaaaAACTTAAGACCTTCCTTTTTATTAGATTTATTGAGAGTAACTcattatatttttagtttttagtttttaatttttattcctaaattttataattgtagttttagagataatttTGTAAAGCGCCTCGGACAGGTAATGGAtgtgagcgctatataaatgaaatattattattattattattgtacagtCTCGATGCAGTCAGACAAAACGCGGTTATTTGGATGACCAAAAGCTAATGGACAGCAAGGAATCTTTGAGTTGAGAACGAGTCAGGTTATGAATACGAGTTTACCATTGTAAGCAGGTGCATAAGGTTCGAAGATTGAACTTTTTGTTTGTGCACATCATAGTCGATAACTCAGACCCTAACGAAGTCCAAACTAAGGGTTTTCATCGACGGATCAAAACGCACGAATCCTCGTTCAGCTTTCACAGTCAATACTGTCACGAATGCCTGACAGACGACTACTGATTCACTGACAATATTCGATCGCATTACTAAACGTTTGACAGAGGACTTCTGCTGACGCTGTCGAAAGTAGGTGTCATCAACAACAGTTCGTCTTGAGACTACACTTATCCGGACGACCATAATTCAACTAGTTAAAAATGAGGTTATACAGACCACAAAAAGAAACCAAATAATGCAAATCTACAGATGTAGGGGTatttggcaacaaaaatcaggaTCCTGCAAAAAGATTAGCTTGTTTTCCGCTGCTAATTAGAACTTCCATCTCACTTCTTACGTAAAATACCAAACTAGAGCGACGTCTGAAATAACTCAGTCTTAGTTGGCACGATTTCCTTTGGTTCATTTCCAAAAATGAAATCACTTTATTTCTTaagcgttaaaaaaaaaaagcaggaaAGAGAAAGCAGtcagttttatttttaagtgCCTGAGACTATCCAATTTGTAGCGAGTCACCGAAGAAAAGTTACAAGCCGACTTGCTCGTAAACTACTCCAATCTATTttagaaaaaagaacaatttcaGTCTCCTTGGTAGATTTTAAGAGCAAACAAATTACCGGCAAACGAAATAATATTTTAGCTAACTAGTTCAAAACCTCGAAGGTTTTGAATATTGCACTTCAGCCCATATTGGCACAACTTCGCCCGGTTTCGATCAAGTTCATATGTTATGCTATTAAGCAGATATTAGGGGTAAAGACGTAAACATAACCTTTTCACTTCGCATTGGTTTGTTCACCTCGGTCTGTATAACTATCAGCCtgttcagttttgttttgcGGAAAAGGGAAACGTTTGACTTTGACATAAAGAAAATAGCGAAAGCGCTAGCAGCAGCGAGCAGAGTTTTAGAAGCTTTCAAAGACATTAGAGTCGTGTAAGAAGCTCGAAGTAGTAGTTAATTTAGAGGAGGAGACCTTTTCTACTGGACAGCATAGGGCGCTTCGGCAACGCATTTTGCAATACTTTCTACACGCCTTAGGTCATCGGCCAGTGTCATCTTGGCTGTTATGCAAACAGGAGTATAAATATAGTGGATAGATGGGATTATGACTGATTTTAAACCATGAaattatttttgctttcaaacaCGAAACATTTTAgtatgtataggtaatcatacggtttcgagttcaatttggaattaatttgcacgagtgagtttttgaaaaagctgaaattgcacgagccgcttcggcgagtgcaatttcagctttttgaaaaactcacaagtgcaaattaattccaaattgaacgagaaaaaccgtatgattacttattaataatacaaacatgaaaaaattcgcgtggaaaaagtgccggaagatgtttcttgaagccctttttttcgcattcgagaaaaattttttcagaatttttgtacaaaattttggtcattgccgtttacatgagatcattggcctacaactttcccaatgtctttctgcaaatcaaaatccagaattacgatgtgtaatttgcactggtgttacactttttgcactggtgttacactttttgcaccggtgttacactttttgcactggtgttacacttgaactgcactgctctcagccaatcagaatcgagtaattttttcatgtgtattattaatactaaaacagtggataccGTTGatcgcgcgcgctgattggttactcaaactccggatatcctttgctgtTCACCTCCTAGCAATTCGCGCCAGAAAATGTTGTGATTTTTGCAGGattaaatgagttaaaatcatcttcaagtgctatattatctcattgttttagtatatactaaaacaactgtaatttcacctcagtgtcggtggcaagtggtgaatatttacctcgccgcttcggtgaataattgttaaatatttactgTAGTTTTAATTGTATTTGCATGCACCTGAATGGCTGACATTTTAATTGTCTTTCGTTTTATAAATTAGCCATTTTTGCTTTGTTCAATAAACAATATTCTTTTCAACTAAGAttaatttgaacaaaaacaaaaacagtaaaATGACAGCCATTTATAGAATAAGGTCTGCCAGCTACGACTTTTTGGGGCAATTTCCTCTGAAAGTCGGCGCCGCATTTAGTAAGcttctttttcaaaacactGCAAGGTTAACCTATTTATGCGAAAAGAAAAACAGGGACGAAGGTAGTCAACACTTGAGCGTTTTTTCAGGGTTGAAAGCATTTAAGGTAGAGCCGTCTAACCACTTTTCCTTGAAGACGTTGCCAGGGGAAACGCTGTGCAATTTTAGTCAGATTTTCCTGCCAAAAAACTTAGAAAAAGTACGGGCGCTTAAAGTACGCATGcgccagctttttttttttttcaaaaaaccttATAAATAATCGCTGTATAATGAAACGCATGATAAAGAGACCATAAAACACAAGTTTTTATctatgtttgtttatttcaatgGAAAATATTCTTATTTGTAAAGAAAATGGTTTGACGCCGTATTTTTTCTAAGTGTCATTTAAGCAAAAAGGTCAAAGTCTACTCTACGGGAAAGAATTTCCGTGCTTTTTCTCTATTCGTCAAGGGGAATGGAAAACAACTTTACTTGCCTGGTACATTTTTGTAGTTAACACAAAATTCGTCGACAAAAACCTCCCCTAATCATTTTAGAACCATTACGGCAAACTCATTTTACCTTTTAATCCCTAACATTTCTCTTCTTATACGCCGTAGAAGTCACCAAAACTAACAGACATTTGTTGTACAACCAAACTAGTGAGAGAGGCTGTTCTAGTCCCTCAATGACATCACAAACCGGCTTGCAACGAAGAGTTTCCAAACGTCATTGCACAGCGTTTTGTGATGACATAGAAGGAATAGATCCATTCCTCTCGCTAGCATGGCTGTTCGATAAATGTTAGCTAGTTTTGATAGCCTAACGTGAAATTTTGGCTCATAAAAACGTAAATCTTTAGGATATACAGTAAAAGATGTTTCCGATCCGTAAAATGAACCGAAGTTATACCTATTTTGCAAAAGGCACCTCTTATCTTCCTGCCTTCGACTCCATCACCTCCCGTAAAGCGCATTAATGCATTTGTCTTAATGTCATGATTAAGTCAACAAAACAAGCACAGCATTGAGAATCGTATTAAAGCAAACATTTGGGTGTCTTAATAACGAAACTGTAAAGGAAAGTAGGGAAATAATCTGCGAGTGCAATACGCAACGCAATGCCCCTAAAGCAACGGTGGTCttcaaatagaccttattcataaatagcggtcaatttataattcttttgtccaagtgcaaattagcataccaagcctcgataccatacagtgaattgaaaagaattattgctctaaaatgaggcttgataggctaatttgcacttagacaaaagaattataaatgtgaccgccatttatgaataaggtctatgtgATTTTCCTAATAGGAGTCGGTCCATAAACAGACTGTTATGTTGTCAATGACTTGCCTCACTACACAATTGTCAATAGTCTTCATGGTGCGATGGTTTGGTTCGTGCAACCAAACTGCACAACCACGCAAATTTTGTGGTTTAAAGTGCGATGGTTTGGTTCGTAGTGTATTCAGGGATTTGAATAGGTGAAAGGTCAAAGGAGTCTTTAACGGACCACTGGAAGAACATGGTTTGACTCCATGAGTATCAGTAATCTTTCTGTTAGACTGACTGAGTGAAAAAGACGTTACCCCCAAGATAATTTTGATGGTAAATGGTTTGAATTGTGGTATAGGAGTTATAAGAAGTTGCGAGTTCCCTCTGATGATCTCTACGAGATTGTTACGTTCACAAATTTTGAGTCCAGGACGATTGATAATCTGTTTGGTAACCGTCTGGTAAGTACTCTTAGTCAAGTCAAGTTAAGTATTTGAGTGCATGTAAGTCAATTGGCTTCTTGCGTGGTTGTGTGGTTTAAAGTGGTCAATGATCAGACCGAGAGTAAAACCAATCTAGTTGTTAAGTATTAATTGAGAAAGTAAGAATGCTAGGATCCCTATTATCCACCCTTTTGGTCCGTATCTGGAGAGCAGGAGTGATAGATCTAACGGGGAATATACGGCTAAACTCTTGCTCAAGTATGCTGCATTCGACTGCTACATATGGCATAACCTATTACACTCGCAGTTTTTCCCTAGCTTACTTCCCTTGACAATAGCATCATTATGGCACCGTAACATTGGCTGTTATCGTTagcttttgcttgtttttgtgtGACCAAACCATATCCTTTGCGGACAGGCCTTTTATTGACAGTACAACCAAGATATAACGAACATGCTTATGACAATACAGACCTTTCCAAATGCGTGGCAGCACCAATTCTTGCAACTTGTGCACTTAAAGACGTTATGCCCGaagtaggggggaggggggctgggTGGTGTcaatgtctgtctgtctgtaaTTCAAAcgtgaaaaacatttttttttcttactatgTATGTCTTGCAGACGGTGTTTagacaaaatatctttattgttCTTTACGTTTGGAAGCTATTCCTTCCatcaaatttttcctttccacTTTCAATTCTCTTGAAAAGTGAAATGAGTATACGTTTGAGTGATTGTGACAATTTAATCGGAGAACCCAGAGAAATAGTCTTTTAAGAATCATCTTTTGAGGGTATGTCTGTTTTACGTGATTCAACTCTCTCTCTACATGTTCTGGATCCGTGCAAGTTTTTAAAACCAGTGCCTTACTTCCTAACTACCCAGCGTCTCTGTACTGTCAATGGATCGTATAAGTTATGTATGAGTTATTGACAAAACGATTCATTAGTTGGCTGTGAACACTGTTTGCACAGTAAATTAACAGCGATGCTGACCACTTTTGTTTGTCGTGTGTTTGCTCTGTTACTGAAGGGAAAAAGTCGTTTGCCATTCCGAAACTTTTGGCTTTCTCGGCACTGTACCCATCGGTACTTTCTCGTCATTGTTATCATCATTTTCATTGACATAGTTAACGTCAATGAAATGATTGTCAACATTATtattgtcgtcgtcgtcgtagtcgtcgtcgtcgtcattgGTATCGTCGTCGTCAATGTCAATGACATCGTCATTGTTATCGCGATGGTCAACGTTATTGGCTCTGGCTTTGGctctgtcattgtcattgtcgcTGTCAGTTCCTTTGCCTTAATCCGATTGTGATCTTTGACGTTTCTGTCATTGACGTCCTTCATTGTCATCTTCAATgccatcgtcatcgtcatcgttatcaaagtcaaagtcaaagtcaaaatCAAAGTCAGAGTCTTTGTTATTGCTTTTTTGGCCTCAACCGTTGCCAGTTGCCAGTTGCCAGTTGCCAGTTTccatttgcatttgcatttgcatttgcattgtcatcgtcatcgtcatcgtcatcgtcatcgtcaacGTCATTATCGCTGTTGTCATTACCATTGCCATAACCAGGCGTCGTCATCTTCGACTAAAGGTGGCTCAAATCAGTTTCagcactttcaagagaccttgttattagaaggattgacactaaaACACTTTATCAcctaacagcaatgttatggtaccagcaattattgctgaagacgatgcagtcattattgtgacgtaacaagttaccattgaaacaggaaagccttgctaaaacaccctatattttgtgttaagCTGTTCATATCTCTAAAACGAAATCGGTGATCTccattttttatttgtgaaaTGTAATAAGCATGCTagaataaaactttctgcaaagtttaaaaagaaaatatttgctaGCGAATAGGATTTTTATATTTTCTCGTAATGCTTTGTTTAAACTCTTTTGTGACAAGAATTTCGTTCACAATATTGCGTTACCACATGCTATTGTGACGTGAAGGGCTAGGCAATTATCAAATGTTATTACCCCCTCTCAGGGGATTATCAGACGCGTAACGTGGCATGTAGCGTTCATTCACTTCTTCTAGTCGTCAAGGGTCAAAGCTTTTTGCAAGTCTCGTGAGTATTTTTCATCCCGCCACGTCCCCTATCCCTCCTTCATTCTTGCATTTGCTTATTCAGTTCTGGCGTTTTCTAGCCCCCACCTTTACTGGGGCCAATATTAATTCATTGGATTTTGTGTGAATATAAGATTTTATCTTGCAAGAAGTTAATTAAAGCGACTATGGGCTTCTGGCCATAGCCAATTCACTCCATATTGTGTATTTCATTCATATGGGCCCCTGTAAACGAGCTGAAGGTAAAGCGACCTGGCCTCTTAGAGAATTTGTTTTGGTTATCGGCACTACAGAAAACATAAAATTATATGGTGCgcattcagagccaccttaaataattgtaaatgaacgaaatgatatatgaaatgaatcatatactgaactgcggatatgaaatcaaataaagctatgatcctcgcaattatgaacgcaattttagcaattgcgtccataactgcgaggattacagccttacttgatttcatatcagcagttcagtacatgattcatttcatatatcatttcgttcattgattcattcctcacaagaaactagaacccacaaatgaccagctcccaacgtcagtggcttcatagctcagttggttagagcgtcgcatcaGTATTGCCaagtcacaggttcaaaccccgttgaagtcctgaatttttcaggcttctctacgcaattgctaaaattgcgtccataactgcgaggatcatagctttacttgattaatGAAAATTTAGGGGccctctgaatccgctccacagaacttttttaaactttgcagagagttttatcttggcctcGTGATTACTTTTGTGTAATAAAAAATTGAAGTCACTGAGCTCTTTtttagatatgagcaactaaaagCAAAATATAGGGTATCTTTCCAAGGCTCTCctattgccatggtaacgttctACGTCACAAAAAGTTCTGCAActtgtttagcaataattgatgCTTCACATCGTACCATAagattgctgttacgtgataaagtgttgtagtgtcaatccttctaataacaaggtctcttgaaagtgttggaaactggtttgagccaccttaatcaTCACTGTATTTTAGCGTTTATCGTGAAAACGTCATTGTCATTGCCTTCGCAACGTCATTTCCAATATCATTGTCACAGCAAATTCAGTCATGGTCATTGCCATTGCATCGTCATCTTCGCGTCTGTCATCACTGTATTCAGATCGTCATCTTTAGTAAAAGGTCATCGTCAAAGGCATAGTCATTACCATTGCATAGTCATGTCCAATGTTATTGTTCCAGAATAGTCATAGTCATTGCCAGTAATTGTCCGTTTCACCTTTATTGTTGTGGAGGTCAaggtcattttcatttttatcttcattgtcattatcattgtcataGCAATGGTCAGTGCCATCGTCATCGTTATAGTCAATGACATAGTGAACGTTGACGTCATCATTACAgttagcatcatcatcatcatcgttatcgttatcgttatcgtcatcgtcatcgtcatcgtcatcgtcatcgtcatcgtcatcgtcatcgctGTCGCCATAGCCTaaagaccaaatcggctaattcaatgttatacccaattcaaatctcccggtgCTAAGATTCTtcgtgtattgcatttgcattctAATGTAACATTCACATTGAAAGATAtcgaaatacctggaacaaaacgttttattcccaaagggtacAAAATTGAGCTAGCCGATTTGGTCCATTGTCAGCGCCATCGTCAGAGACATCGTAATTTGTCatagtcatcgtcatcgtcaacaTCTATCATATTTGTCATTGTCACTATTATGATCTCCGTGATGGGATCGTCATGATCTTAACACACTTACCTCACCCTCATAGTCTCAGTCGTCACTGTGGTGTTGTCATTGCTTTAATCTCAGTCAAGTACGTGAAAGCCCTTTTTCATCCCGGGGTACCAACGAGCTTATGGCATAACATCAATAGGTCCGACTGAAAATGCGTTAACACCGTCGAATCAACGACGTTTGAAAGCATTAGCAAACTTTTCCGGCTTGCACAACATTCTctttttggccaatcagaattcaaGTATAAACTATTTAGTAACGAAGATTTTTCAGTCACCCAATGATTGCCAAAACTGGTCAGCAATACTTCCTAATGTTTCCAACCCTTGATACCTCTTAAATTTCATGCCCTTTAAATTTGGCTTCTTATAGTCTTACCCCACACCACTTACGATACCACTTACGATACCCTTACTACGATAGCCTTACTAACACTAACATTTCACGGTCAATGATGATTTGAAATATAAGGTCCTAAAGCTTTCAGACCCCTTGATTCGACTAAAATGTCATTTGTTACCAGTGATTGCCAATCATAATTTGTCACCTTAGCCGTGCTAATACTTGACAACAGTTGCAAGGTGCACTAGTAGTCGACGATCATAATCTAACGttacctttactttactttactttactttactttactttactttactttactttactttactttactttactttactttactttactttactttactttactttactttactttactttactttactttactttactttactttactttactttactttactttactttactttactttactttaccctCCTATTTCCACCCCCTTGAAAGCAATGAAAATGTAATGATCCTCCTGTTGTTACAAGTCATAATTTCATTCTACTGCATTCAGTTTGAACTCACCCTCCCAGTGTTTGCAAATCGTGTCTGCCATCGATTGCCAAAGAAATTGACACTACCAGCCTATTACCACCCCTCAAAAAAACGTCCATTAGCTGCCAGTTGTTTCCTGTTATCACAGTTTGATCATAGGGCTGACGTTAAATGATCTAACAATCTGTCTGTAGTTGATTGTCAAAGTTTTACACTaccccctttccccccccccccccccccacaaccAAATACTATGTGAATACCCGTCCGCGATTGGGACATTGGGTAATAATTACGGTTTTCCTCAGTTTGTAACGAGTGTGTAATTATACTTCGCATTGCGAAAGCTTTTGCCTGCGTTATTGCTATTGCTACATCTAACTTGTTTCAAAGCGCTTATAGCCTCTCCAAAGGTTTGACACGGTACACTACAGTTTCACCTCTTCTCATAAATTACCTTTACTTGCTTCTGTAATAGTCATCTTCTTCCTGacttgcttcatttccttttggtttcagttttcctttaTTTAATACTTTCTATACGAACTACTCTTACTTGTTCTTGTCCCTGCGATTATCTTGAGCTCTCTCTTCTTGTTTGATTTGTACCTCTGAATATCTCTTTCCAGGGTTGCAACctgcacaaaacaaaataacatgtCATTAAACGCAacgaaaagtaaataatttaaaaacttaACAAATCAACATTTATTTCGAACTACACAATACAGGGCCACACAGGGCCagcacatgcaaattagttaaaagCTTTTGTAGAACGAGACACACAACAATgggagcttttgttattcaatgatatgtgaataagtggccctgtattctgtagttaagCCCACTTGTTGTCAACCCATTTCTCTAAATCTAATTACATCTCGGTTGTTAGACGGGGGCAAATACGGAACTGTGTCCTGAGATCGTACTGCCTCGTTTCATTAATTGGGAAAATTCTCGTCCAGTCTCCGTAATATGTTATGAATATGACATAATCTGATATTATGAATCTAAAAGGTTCTTACCTTCTTCCAACATTCTAGTGTCGCTCAGTTTTCTTGATTGAGATCCGCCCCTGTTGTTAAGAGAGACATAGATGACGTCATTTTCCAATCTTGGAGCGCTCGttcaataaatgaataaataaaaatacaaaacgCTATTATGGCTTTTATCTTGGAAACTTGTTTATATGAAAGTTTCGATTTAATAGAGCAATCAGCCGAAGTGTGATAACTCAAATAGAAACTTTCCTGTGGTGTTTATTATGATAAAAGAGATGATTATAAACTTTTAATCTGTAAATGAAGCTTTCACGTTCGACTATGATTGCTTTGCGAAGTTGCCAGTGTGTATTTATGCGAGTAAACTGTAGATCAAGTTCACTTTTCATGATGATCTATAAAAAGCGGACATTTATTATAAGTACTAAAATTGTTGCCACGGCCACTACTGGAGCTTTGAGCGAATCTCACCTTGACACCATTATCgcacacggaaaaaaaatccttCAGTTATATCACATTCATCTTGAAGCAAAattcaagactttttttttcatattaaagTTACCTGTAGTTGTTAAATGAAGTATCCAATGTTAAGTGTTCAACATTCACTTGTCCTCCGCATATCTGCAAACTGCTAAATCTTCTTCAAAGTTGGATAACCGTGCGTTTGCTAGCTTTCTAGCTTTTCTTTCCCCAAGGGTTGTCAACAGCAGGAAGAACGTCGGACAGACACACAAGATGAAAAATAGCTTTAGAGAGAgacattttgaatttccttcGCTAAACTTTGCTCAACGTGGGCGATGCAAATTAGCATATCATTTACAATTCAACAATATTCTAACAAGTTCCTTTAGGgagggactcccatatgaaaaggacgggggtgctcgtcgtaccttttaggggttaaaagaGCGGTTTTGGTACTTCTTggggtgttcagcctcaaaaagtccacagcgggagctttagcggtaccttttagggtaccGAGACGAAAAATTATGACCGGAGACATTTGATAATTAACTATTCCTTAATTTTTTCTAATTAAAACctataatttggtacctcttaggggtgaaaaaatCTCTTGCCACGCCCACAAGAgaggatcttggtacctctaggggttcttttcaaaatttccgacgagcaacccccatccccccccccccccccaccgggACTGCAAGTGACGTCTGTGTTTCATCGAAGTAAAGATACATTCAAACCAAAtgtttttctgaaaaagaaacgTAATTTAGAAATTCGTTACTCACATGTAGCCGACTTCACCTCTTCATTCAAAATTGAACAATATCCTTGGTTGAAAAAGCCACACCTCTGGGCGAATGGAGGATCATGAATCATGCTCTGATAAACTCAAAAAATACACTTGTGTAATCACGCTCCCTTGCAATAGGGCAGCCGAATTATAAGGCACGAAGCTTGACCACACCTTAATGAATCGGAAACACAATTATGGCAACTTTGGTAGCTAGTCGGTCCTTATTTTGGAGTACTGCGCCCCAGCCAGATGCTATTAGATATAGTCGATTATGATAAAGTAAGAAAATTTGAATACCACGGTGAAAACCTCTCGAGGTCATCGAATGTGACCCAACAGCAGAGGCTAGAATTGACGCGGTCAGAGGGGTGGGAGGTGCGGTTGATCATTACTATGACACCCTACGTCGTCTCTCAAGTAGTTTTTCAGTCAGTGAATCGTCCAGATTAACCCAGTCAATAAATAGCAAAATGGATAAAGgggttagtttctaaaaaaaatttggGGAGGCGTGGGTGGGGAAGTTAACTGAACACAGACATGAGTTTATCGACTGGGTTGATAAGTGAAATTGACCACCACAAAGAAATTCAAGGCTGCCATTTAGAGCGTAATCCCTTCGCCCGCTTTTAACTTCACCccgttgataaacccatttctgagTCAATAACTCGGTCAGTCATCAGTCATTCAGAGATTCATgcaatcaatcagtcagtcatcCAGGAAGGAAGTCCCTCAAGCAACTTCAAAATACATAAGAAAtcagtcagtcattcagtcCCTCAATTAATGAGTCAGTAAATCAGGATGTCTCTCAAGCGGTTCTTTAGTTTCTGTCAACAAGTCATCCAATTAgctaatcaatcaatcaatcaatcattcattcattcattcattcattcattcatccattcattcactcattcattcaATCAGTTAGTCAATAAAATAAGATTCAGACAGTCGATAAATCAGTCATTCATTtgttcatttattcattcattcagtcaCTGTTATTCAGTCATTCATTCCATTAGTCAGTAAGAAAGCCCCTCAAGCAGTCCTTCCTTTTCTAGATATTCAGCCAATGAATAAAGCAGTCATACTTTCTTTCATTTAGTCACTCAGTCAATTATACAGACACATctttagtcagtcagtcaggcagTCCCTCATACAGATTTTTAATCAATCAacccatccatccatccatccatccatctaaccctccatccatccatccatcaatcagtcaatcaatcaatcaatagatcaatcaatcagtctGTCAGTCAAACAATCAATCAAACATTCAGTCCCTTATAAGAAGTCCTTCAATTTTCAGTGGGTCATTCAATAAATAAGACAGTCAGTAAGTCATTTAagtagtcagtcagtcaatttGTCAGCCATTCAGTTCTccaataaatcaatcaatcaataattcaatcaatcaatcaatcaatcaatcattcattcattcattcagtcagTCAATGAAACAACAGACACTCAATAAATAAACCATTCATTtggttatttatttaatcattCAGTCACTGATATTCAGTCATTCATTCCATCAGTCAGTAAGTAAGAAAGTCCCTCAAGCAGTCCTTCATTTTCTAGATATTCAGTCAATGATTAAGTCAGTTAATCCAGTCACGCATGCAGTCAATTATTCAGACATTTATTTAGTTAATCAGTCAGTCAGGCACTCCCTCATGcagtttcaatcaatcaatcaatcaatcaatcagtctgTCAGTCAAACAATCAATCAACTATTCAGTCCCTCATAAGAAGTCCTTCAATTTCCAGTGGATCATTCAATAAATAAGACAGTCAGTAGGTCATTTaattagtcagtcagtcagtcaatttTTCAGCCATTCAGTTCTCCAATTAATCAATTAGTCAGCGGTAAGTCACTAAGCTAATCAGTCAGTTAGTCAATCAGTTAGCTATTTAGttagtcaatcaatcaaccaatcaactaatttattattaattccAGTAGTCAATCAGTCAGTTAGCTAGTCAGTCAGCTAGTGCGTCAGTCAGTGTGTCCATTCTTCCTTAGATCGATCATTTGTCAGGAGGATGAGGCAGGATGTCAGTCAGTGATGCTGTTAATTGGT containing:
- the LOC138005208 gene encoding secreted acidic protein 2-like — protein: MTTPGYGNGNDNSDNDVDDDDDDDDDDDNANANANANGNWQLATGKGTDSDNDNDRAKARANNVDHRDNNDDVIDIDDDDTNDDDDDYDDDDNNNVDNHFIDVNYVNENDDNNDEKVPMGTVPRKPKVSEWQTTFSLQ